The Sulfitobacter sp. SK011 genome contains the following window.
CCCTCCAATCTCTTGGAAGGCGCTCTGTGATAGCCACTCGTTGGCCAAACTTTTTAGTCTGAAGCAGTCGCCTCGGCATCTTCGGGCGCAGTGATTTCAAGGCCCGGCACCGTGATCGTCTTCTCTTCCATGGTCACTTCGACCTCTGGCACATCGACTGTCACCTCTTCACTGGTCAGCGCAATTGATCCAACCTCGGCCTCGAATTCAGGCAACGCGCCGGGCTCAATTGAAACATCTACATCCGGCAAACGCGCTTCCTGGGTCTGATCGATATCAATCATGTACACACCCGCGGCGATCACAACAGCGGCGGCAACAGCGCCAATAACAACAACAGAGGTTTTCACATTATATTCCTTATTCAATTCCTTGACCCATCGGGCCTTCCTCTGAAGCAACATCCCTGTCGCGCAGAAAGTTCCAAAAATTTTTTATGGAACCTTTGAATAATTCTGAGTGTTGGGTGAGCAGTTAAGGACATGCACTCACACACTCAGGAGAGACAAAATGGAATATGGAATACTCGGCCTATTGGTATTGATCGCTGACATCTACGCGATCTACCAGATCTTCACATCCAGCGCTTCAACTCTGGCGAAACTGCTTTGGATTGTTGGTGTTCTGGTCTTCCCGGTGGTCGGCTTTATCGTGTGGCTCATCGCGGGTCCACGGGGCGCGTCTGTTCGGGCCTAAGTCCGCACGGAGCTAAGTTTCTACCACACAACTGTCAGGCCCAAAGCGTTCGCTTTGGGCCTTTTCCCGTTCTGTCGCCGCCCCACACCTGATAACTCTTTGTTAACTATAATTAACTATGATCGTTAACGGGAGTTTCCGATGCGGTCTGGTTCATTAATTGTTTTTCTAATCTGGATCGTTTGGGCAACCAGCGCCGATGCCGGTGCGTGGATGCGCGAGAAAGGCACCAGTTTCACATCGGTATCGTTCACCTCAACTTGGTTTCGCGACACGACCAACACCTCTTATCTGGAATACGGCTGGCGTGATGATCTGACCATCGGGGCCGACATCGGCTATGCAACCAGCCGTCAAGGCACCCAATCAGGCTACGGTACGATCTTTATCCGCCGCCCGCTTGGCAAGAACAACGGCCCCAACAAATGGGCCTATGAGCTTGGCGTGGGGGCAGCTTGGGTGGATTTCATCGTCCTTCCCTATCTCAAGACCGGCGTATCCTGGGGGCGTGGGTTCACCCTTAGGGATACGCATGGATGGGCCTCCGTTGACGCATCAGTGTCATGGGAATTAACCACAAGCCATCACCTCACAAAGATTGATACGACAGTTGGGCTTAATTTCACCGACGTCACCGCTGGCATGCTGCAACTCTATCTGGCCCATCTGGACAGAGAGACTTATGCCAGCATCGCCCCTTCAATTGTGATCAAGCCGCGCAACGCCAAATACCGATTGCAGATCGGCGCAGACAGCCAGCTTGGAAACCCGGAATACACCGCCATCAAAATTGGTCTCTGGCGCGAATTCTGAGGCGCAAAAAATTGGCCCCGCCTGATCAATCAAGCAGGGCCAGATACAGGCATTGATTTGGTTCAGCGGTTGTCCATTCGCACGACAACCAGCACCTTACCCTTGACCGGTGTCGGCCAGACGACGCGAATGCGATCCCGGTTCGGTCCCTGAATCTGTTGAACATAAGGCATGGCGTACTGCGTCACGTCCGATGCATCCTTGATGGCACCTTGGGCCACAACGGAATCCACATTCAGCGCCTGCCCCCCAAAGGGCAGATATCCGGATGTATCAATGTCCCAACTGTCAGAAAGGGTGTTTTGCGTAAACTCAATCTCTGCCGCGTTCTGGACCTGCGCGGTGACGGCATGAAACGAATTGCCTTTCATCACCACGTTTCTGCATCGCGAAATGTTCAGATCGGCAAAGGTTGTGTCCACCCGCTCCACCTGGTCAATCGCCCCGATGATGCTGCGGAACCTGTTACCGGTGATGCTGACCCCGCTCAGAAAATGGCCCGCGCCGTGCGGCTTGATCACAATATAGCTGAACCAGGGGGCCACATCGCCGGACAGGAAAATATTATCCGTGATGCTGAGTGAACTGAACGAATACTCCGTATTGAACTCTGGTGCGGAGTCCTGTTCGTTGCTCCATTCGATGAAACAATTGTCCACATAATTGCCGGTAACAATCGAACTAGAATGTGGAGATGTCAGGACAAGCCCAGCCGAGCGGATGCCGTTTGAAACGGAATCCCCTTGAAAAAAGTGGTTGCCGCTGATGATCGAATTTTGCCCGGCAACCAACGCGAAATGCCTAACCTGAGTGGCACGGTTGTCGCGCAGCTTGACGTCATTGGCATTGGTATTCAACGCGATCGTCTTGCGATTTGACACCAGCTCGCCCTCTTCCGACGACAGGAACTGACAGCGGTCCACAAACATCCCCTGGCAGCCCGTGCCAGTTGACGTCAGACCTCGGTCCATCGGGCGGCTGATAAAGCAATCGCGCATGTGAAAAGTGGACCCTGACGGGGCTAGCATCACACCGCTGCATCGGTTGTTACACTGAAACTCAATATCAGCCATCACGAACTTGCTGAGCTGGCTAAAGCCGCTGAAATCAATCAGATACTGGAATTTGCGAAAGGTGAAATTCTGCGTGCCCGCCGCATCATAGAGCGGCGCGTTTAGTGTAACCTCTTGTGTCACCTCATTTTTGGACAGAACATATACCTCACGACCGACGCCCGTCCCTTCGACCAATGCGCCAACAGGCACGTTTGCGACGTTCGTCACGCCTGTCAAAAGGTTAGCGTTAGACGGTGAATAGCTCGCCTGCGACGTGACTTCGACCGTGTCCCATGCGGTGCTTGGCCCCGCTTCCAGCTGCCCGTTTCGGATCACCCGCCGTGTGGCAAAACTGGACCGATCCGGGACTGCCGCCTGCATGTCCAGGGGTTTCAGGACATAGACCTTTCGCCCCCCCAAATCCAAAGATTCATGATCAGAGCTGTTTAGCAGAGCCTGAAACGCCTTCAGGAATGCAACCTCTTCATCCTCGAATGCCTCAATGTAATTGGGCAAGTCAAAGTTCCGGCGCAGCAGCAATTGCGCTGTGGCCGGCATTGTCACTTTGCCCTCAAACTTGACCGGCGTGTCAAACGTCACGTCGCCATTCAGCAAGAAAGTACCTGTAGGGACAAAGACAGTGCGCCCATTGGCCGCGGCATTTGCCGCCTCAAACGCGGTCGTGCAATCGGTCACCCCGTCACCGACTGCGCCATAATCCGTCACGTCAATCAACGATACGAGGTCGCGCAGGAAAACAGATGTGACATCTTCAATCTGAATGTCGTCAATGCGCTCGACGCCGCCAATTTGACCAATAAGGTCCAGCCCCAGATGGCCGTAAACCGCATCCGGTCCCCAAACCATATCAACACCGCCGCGTGACCCCGCGCCAATAATTGCACTGACCTCGACCACCTCACCGTAGGCCGTGAGCGGTTTGGCCGGGCCAAATTCGGGAACACCTGTGACTTTGCTCCCGTCACCCAATGCCGGATAGCCTGCGATGCGCACCGATGGCAGATTGCCACTGATCGCCTTCACTTTTGCACTCACCCGCAGGTAGCACCCCGGTAACAACGGTGTCTGCCCCATATAGCGCAGGGTCTGGGTGGACTGTGTCTTGAGCATCTCCAACGTGCCGCCAAAATCCTGATCCGCCGGCACAAAGGCCGCATTCGTGGCATTGGCATAGGTATCCGACCCCGGCGTGCCGTCGCCGCTTGAATACACATCCAACCCATCCGCAAACGCAGGTGGCATCAACAATACGCCGTCGGTAATCGCCTTGTTCATCGAAAAATCCCTTTCCCCGGTGCCTGCAAAAACGCGGCAACCCGTTGATTGCTGTCAAAGCCCGACGACTGCCGGTGCGAGGTCAGGGAAGTATCAATGTCGGGTTAATGGAGGATGCGAGGTGCGTGCGGTGGGGGGCGCAACGGGTGGTAATTTGGTAAGGTCTGTTTTGCGGGACTTAGCCGCCGTCGGGACTTCTCGATTGGACAAACAATTTAACCCTTAATTGAACCAAACGAAGTAGGCGAAAAATCCCCTCTCGAAGATGTCGATCATAGTCTCAGCGGTTTGAGCTGAGACCATCTCGCCCTCCTCAAGATATGGAATTACCGTCGCCCCTTGTGCGATCATCACCGGATCGAACGTTCCCGGGTCTTCGAACATACGTCGAACGTTGACGCCTTTATCTAAGAAACGCCAATGGGCAATCAACTTGCGACCCTCAAGTACATCTTCGGCTGTATCAAGAAACCCGTGCCAACCTTCAACAACCTGCTGATTGACTCGCATTCTCGGGAACCTTGGGGTTTGCTTGGGGGAAGGCAGCCACTCGTACTTGTCGTCGCTTTCTTGGAGTATGCGACGCCAGTTCTCCCTGCTCAGATCAATCATCGTCAACAGGTGAATTCTAGAATTTGCCATCCGACCTTCGTCGACAATTGGCCAATCGAAACGGTGAATGAATGCAATGATGTCGGCAATGCCTCCATACTCCAGGAAATTCTCCGCCCGGCGATATTCCGATCCGTATTCTCGGTTCCATTTCGCCCATTCGCGACCTTTGGGTGTGCTTGCCCACGACTCGCGACTGGGCTTGTTTGGGTCATTCCAGTCGTAGGATCTGGTGGCTTCCCAATAGCCGATTGGGGGCGCATGCTGTTCCAAGAAAATCATGGCGTCTGCGGCGGAGCTGCGAATTTCAGAGGATTTCAGTTTTGAGTCGGGAAACAGGAAATGGAAAGTTTCGTCAAAGGTTTGGCGCCAATCGTGCGCCAGCAGAAACTCGGTCATTGCTCGCAAGAGATGAGTATAACCACGAAGCCAGGGGGCATCGCTTTGGTCAAAATCAAACTTTAGACCCCTGGCTGGGGGTCTCATTTGAGAAACCGCCGAGAACAGATTGACGAGGTTTTCTTCCGGCCCAACCTGACCATCACCATCCAAGTCAAGCGACAAAGCGCCAATGTCCAATGCATAGTCGAACTCTTCAGTGCCAATGCCCGCGAGAGTCATGTCAGCCAAGGAAAGATCGTCACCAAATCTTTGTAGGACATCGCGTAGCCCTTCATATGTGACTGGCTGTGGGTCTGGGTTTGGAGGCACTGGGACCCTCAAGAATGGAAGATCCGCAAGGTCCATCCACATCCCGGTTGACACGGCATTACCGAGACCAAACGCGTGGAGCCCGTTTCCCAATCGCTCGATTGCGTATAGGAATTGAGCAGTTCCAAGCGCAAACTTGGCTTTTTGAGAATCTTCAACTCGAACCCATGTCTCGGCGAGCGCCAGAGCATCGTGTGTCCGACCTACTTCGAGTAAATCGCCAAACTCTTCCTCGGTTCCGCTGGCTGCAGGGGCACCGAAAAAAAACGCCATAACGAAAATTGCTGCCGCGCGTCGGCCAAGATTCATAGTTATGAAACCCCTCTGTTGAAATCCCAACCGACTATAGCAACGATCAACACACGGTAATTGACATGGATCATACCCCCAACACTGGATCACTGAATTCCGCTTACAATGCGTCTGCTTTGGGCTCAAAGCCGACATTGCCCCAACCCCATCACCCCCCGTACATCACACCCCAGCGCTCAATCAGCGCCTGTTGAACGCGTTTGGCCCGCCCATTCCACGACCGGGCACCGGGCGGGCGTTCCCGGTCTGCACGGCTGATCTTGATGCGCTTTGCCTCATCCGCGGCAAAGATGGCAAAAACCAACTCTGTTCCGTCCTTGGCCGTCACATACCCGGCAAGACCAGAGACGAAATTCAGCGTTCCGGTCTTGGCATTCACGATGATCGGGTGATTGTCATTCGGACGCCCCTTTTCATCCCGCATCACGAATTGCTTGAGGATCGGCCGCAACCCGGTGTCGCGCATTTTCAGCAGCGCCCTCGCCATATCCAAGGCCGAGACCATGCTGTCATCGCCCAGTCCCGAATGGTCCACCAGCTTCGGCGCGACCATGTCCAGCGATGCGATCGCCCATCGGTTCATCTCGGCGGCCGATGCCCGCAAGCTCCCAACCGCACCGATGCGTTTTTGGGTCGCAGCAAGCCCCACCATCTCTGCCGTCAGGTTGGTCGAAAATTTCAGCATATCTCGCAGAATGCCGCGCAGGTCGCCGCTTTTGCGTGTCACAACAAGCGTCCCGGTTGGCAGCTCTGTGATCATCTGGGGCCGCCCCAACCTGATGCCTTGTGACCCCGCCAGCGTGGCAAAAACGTCGCCAACATAAAGACCCGGCTTGCGCACCGGCAGCCACCGCGCGCCCCCATTGCCCAGCGCGCCCTTGGCAACGGTCCAGTTGTCCCGGCCCGCAAGATCCTCGTAGGTATAGATCGGTACCTTGCGGTCCTTGACCTGCATAGCAGCCATCATGACAGATGGGCGGTATTTCTCTGTGCGGCCCTGCATGGTGACGGTGTAATCACCACCCGCCCGTTTCCATTCAAAATGCACCCGGTTGTAGTTAAGCGCGATGCCAGACACGCCGGGGTTATAGCCCACATGATCGGGCTGTTCAGGGTCAATTTGGCGCAGCACCGGCAAGGACGCCTCATATACTTTGAAATCGCCCTTCACACTGCGCACGCCCTTGACCTTCAACTCGGCCGCCATATCCGCCAGACCGTCTGTATCAAGCGTTGGATCACCACCGCCGATCAAGATGAGATCCCCCTGAACCTCCCCATTCACGATGCCCCCTGTCGCACAAAGCCGGGTCGTAAACCGATGATCCGCACCCAATGCATCCAATGCATAAAGCGCTGTGATCGCCTTGGTCACACTCGCCGGGGGCGTGCCTTCGCGTTCGTTTTCACACTCCAGCCACCGCCCGGTGCGCACATCCGCCACCGCAAAGGCCACCTGCCCGGACAGCTTTTCTGATCGAATGATCTCTTCGGCGCTGCGCACCGCGCGCTTATAAAAGTCTTCACCGCGCAACACCGGGCGCAAGGACGCCGTTGGTGGTCCCGCAAAAACCTGCGATCCCATCACGGTGCTGGCACCCACCGACCCCAGGAAATATCGCCGCGATATGCGACGTGACAAACCATTGCTCATGAGGACAACTTAAACCGCACCTCGGCCCCGTCCACAAGCTCCCGCAAATCACATTTTAGCGCCGGACCACCATGGTTCCGGCACTATGCTTTTGCGGCGTGGTCACACCCGCGCCCCTGCCCGGCTACGCGGACCACGCGCCCGCCGCACGAATGGCACTGGACGACACATCCACCATCGGCACATTCACAAAACACCACGCAGGTGCCTTTGAATGTGCCAGCAATTGCGCATGCCGACCCGCAATGCGGTAAGGCGCATAAAGTGCTGCCGCCCGGCTCATCCGCGCCGAAATTCGCTGTCCCGGCCGGGCAAGCACGCCCACCGGCACCGTTTCCA
Protein-coding sequences here:
- a CDS encoding glycosyl hydrolase family 28-related protein, which gives rise to MNKAITDGVLLMPPAFADGLDVYSSGDGTPGSDTYANATNAAFVPADQDFGGTLEMLKTQSTQTLRYMGQTPLLPGCYLRVSAKVKAISGNLPSVRIAGYPALGDGSKVTGVPEFGPAKPLTAYGEVVEVSAIIGAGSRGGVDMVWGPDAVYGHLGLDLIGQIGGVERIDDIQIEDVTSVFLRDLVSLIDVTDYGAVGDGVTDCTTAFEAANAAANGRTVFVPTGTFLLNGDVTFDTPVKFEGKVTMPATAQLLLRRNFDLPNYIEAFEDEEVAFLKAFQALLNSSDHESLDLGGRKVYVLKPLDMQAAVPDRSSFATRRVIRNGQLEAGPSTAWDTVEVTSQASYSPSNANLLTGVTNVANVPVGALVEGTGVGREVYVLSKNEVTQEVTLNAPLYDAAGTQNFTFRKFQYLIDFSGFSQLSKFVMADIEFQCNNRCSGVMLAPSGSTFHMRDCFISRPMDRGLTSTGTGCQGMFVDRCQFLSSEEGELVSNRKTIALNTNANDVKLRDNRATQVRHFALVAGQNSIISGNHFFQGDSVSNGIRSAGLVLTSPHSSSIVTGNYVDNCFIEWSNEQDSAPEFNTEYSFSSLSITDNIFLSGDVAPWFSYIVIKPHGAGHFLSGVSITGNRFRSIIGAIDQVERVDTTFADLNISRCRNVVMKGNSFHAVTAQVQNAAEIEFTQNTLSDSWDIDTSGYLPFGGQALNVDSVVAQGAIKDASDVTQYAMPYVQQIQGPNRDRIRVVWPTPVKGKVLVVVRMDNR
- the dacB gene encoding D-alanyl-D-alanine carboxypeptidase/D-alanyl-D-alanine-endopeptidase codes for the protein MSNGLSRRISRRYFLGSVGASTVMGSQVFAGPPTASLRPVLRGEDFYKRAVRSAEEIIRSEKLSGQVAFAVADVRTGRWLECENEREGTPPASVTKAITALYALDALGADHRFTTRLCATGGIVNGEVQGDLILIGGGDPTLDTDGLADMAAELKVKGVRSVKGDFKVYEASLPVLRQIDPEQPDHVGYNPGVSGIALNYNRVHFEWKRAGGDYTVTMQGRTEKYRPSVMMAAMQVKDRKVPIYTYEDLAGRDNWTVAKGALGNGGARWLPVRKPGLYVGDVFATLAGSQGIRLGRPQMITELPTGTLVVTRKSGDLRGILRDMLKFSTNLTAEMVGLAATQKRIGAVGSLRASAAEMNRWAIASLDMVAPKLVDHSGLGDDSMVSALDMARALLKMRDTGLRPILKQFVMRDEKGRPNDNHPIIVNAKTGTLNFVSGLAGYVTAKDGTELVFAIFAADEAKRIKISRADRERPPGARSWNGRAKRVQQALIERWGVMYGG
- a CDS encoding PLD nuclease N-terminal domain-containing protein, whose translation is MEYGILGLLVLIADIYAIYQIFTSSASTLAKLLWIVGVLVFPVVGFIVWLIAGPRGASVRA